The following are encoded together in the Vibrio zhugei genome:
- a CDS encoding MFS transporter, with protein MAYRYRIALIFLLGFFIDCINIFMSAIALPDIAQELSMSESSVAWVANSYILGLTLIIPISQWLASKFGARHTMTASMLIFSLGALCSGLAHDFYSLVLFRFLQGVGGGLLIPVGQALTFNLFKNKERTHISTFIMSVALIAPTLSPSIGGIIVDHASWRWVFLSNIPFSLLTAVLAACWIHSETKKAMTPDIRGLLYISASLAALLIGLSIYANASSKLLPLLFVITGLGFTAIYLRHYRKTAHAIVDLSVLKNTHMRFSVLVYLAVPGVFTGVNLLNIFFLQEVLGWSAQKTGMLMVLYGAGSFVAIIVGGRLYNRIGARTLFLFGVLVHSAGIAVLFCVGQGSNIPLLIMAYILMGLGGGVSANTAQTTAMMDFDDATLTKASAVWNLNRQMSFSLGAAFFTLLFNVLQHYTNDMSAYQLTFLLAAFIGLTPLLVSRLYWSSNNLTELTENKTRIYHHVTRERINRHCQAKCARSACVDSRRLYRQRRARCLARDTD; from the coding sequence ATGGCTTACCGTTATCGTATCGCGCTGATTTTCTTACTCGGCTTTTTCATTGATTGCATTAATATCTTTATGTCGGCCATTGCTCTTCCCGATATCGCGCAAGAGTTGTCCATGTCAGAATCAAGCGTGGCTTGGGTGGCCAATAGTTACATTCTGGGCTTAACGCTGATTATTCCGATCAGTCAATGGTTAGCGAGTAAGTTTGGCGCAAGGCATACCATGACCGCCTCCATGCTTATTTTTTCACTCGGCGCACTGTGTTCTGGTCTGGCCCATGACTTTTACTCGCTCGTCTTGTTTCGCTTCCTTCAAGGCGTCGGTGGCGGGTTACTGATCCCTGTAGGCCAAGCGCTAACGTTTAATTTATTTAAAAACAAAGAAAGAACCCACATATCCACCTTCATCATGAGTGTGGCCTTAATTGCGCCGACGCTTTCACCGAGCATCGGTGGCATTATTGTTGATCATGCCTCGTGGCGCTGGGTCTTTCTCAGTAATATTCCTTTTAGCTTGCTAACCGCAGTACTCGCGGCCTGTTGGATCCACTCCGAAACCAAAAAAGCGATGACACCGGATATCAGAGGGCTTCTTTATATCAGTGCTTCCCTCGCAGCGCTGCTCATTGGTCTTTCTATTTATGCGAATGCCAGTTCAAAACTCCTCCCCCTACTGTTTGTGATTACTGGCTTAGGATTTACCGCTATTTATTTACGTCATTATCGTAAAACGGCGCATGCCATTGTGGATTTGAGCGTACTGAAAAATACCCATATGCGCTTTTCTGTCTTGGTCTATTTAGCGGTGCCGGGCGTGTTCACAGGGGTAAATTTGCTCAATATCTTCTTCTTGCAAGAGGTGTTGGGTTGGTCTGCCCAAAAAACCGGAATGTTGATGGTACTGTATGGCGCCGGCTCTTTTGTTGCGATTATCGTCGGTGGGCGGCTCTATAATCGCATTGGCGCTCGAACCCTATTTTTATTTGGTGTGTTGGTGCATTCGGCTGGTATTGCCGTGTTATTTTGTGTGGGTCAAGGTTCCAATATACCGCTGCTTATTATGGCGTATATCTTGATGGGCCTCGGCGGCGGTGTCAGTGCAAATACGGCACAAACCACCGCAATGATGGACTTTGACGACGCCACCTTAACGAAGGCCAGCGCGGTTTGGAACCTCAACCGTCAGATGTCATTTAGCCTTGGCGCGGCTTTTTTCACGCTTTTGTTCAACGTATTGCAACACTACACCAATGACATGTCGGCATATCAACTGACATTCCTACTTGCGGCCTTTATTGGTCTCACGCCTTTATTGGTCTCACGCCTTTATTGGTCATCAAACAACTTAACCGAATTAACCGAAAATAAAACAAGGATTTATCATCATGTTACCCGAGAAAGAATTAATCGCCATTGCCAAGCAAAGTGTGCTCGATCTGCATGTGTGGATTCAAGACGTCTTTACCGGCAGCGACGCGCAAGATGCCTCGCTAGAGACACTGATTAA
- a CDS encoding AraC family transcriptional regulator — protein MSRIAITDLITTQDVDNVPRPTVALSATSVTQDWEHAQHQHNKAQLLYSVRGILNCEVEDGVWIVPPQCAVWIPGNLPHSARGSGETECYCLFVDADAAPDLPKTCCTLSVSPLMRELLVKVVSFPALYELGSREERLIATLLDELAVAPVENLHLPMPRDPRLRQLAEMLLADPTDKALKKEWAARIGMSERNMSRLLLHEIGMNFGRWRRQLHVILALQRLTKGESVQTVALGLGYENASGFVTMFRKAVGQPPAQYLSDRMADNAPASPRGIILPEHI, from the coding sequence ATGTCTCGCATTGCCATCACCGATCTGATCACCACCCAAGATGTGGATAATGTCCCTCGCCCGACGGTGGCGCTGAGTGCGACCTCAGTCACTCAGGACTGGGAACATGCCCAACACCAGCATAATAAGGCACAACTGCTTTACTCGGTTCGCGGCATCCTCAACTGCGAAGTCGAAGACGGAGTCTGGATTGTCCCACCGCAGTGCGCGGTATGGATACCTGGAAACTTACCGCATTCGGCACGGGGATCTGGCGAAACCGAGTGTTACTGCCTATTCGTCGATGCCGATGCTGCCCCAGATCTTCCTAAGACCTGCTGTACCCTTTCCGTATCACCGCTCATGCGTGAGTTACTGGTTAAAGTGGTCAGTTTTCCTGCGTTGTATGAACTAGGCAGTCGAGAAGAACGCCTGATCGCCACTTTATTGGATGAGTTGGCCGTGGCTCCCGTTGAAAACTTGCACCTGCCCATGCCAAGGGATCCAAGATTGCGCCAACTGGCTGAAATGCTATTGGCGGATCCGACAGACAAAGCATTGAAAAAGGAGTGGGCGGCTCGTATTGGCATGAGTGAACGCAATATGAGTCGGCTTCTGCTACACGAAATCGGTATGAACTTTGGACGTTGGCGCCGGCAACTGCATGTGATCCTGGCACTCCAGCGCCTGACCAAAGGTGAAAGCGTGCAGACCGTAGCGTTAGGATTGGGCTACGAAAATGCCAGCGGCTTCGTCACCATGTTCCGCAAGGCCGTCGGCCAGCCCCCCGCTCAATATCTCTCCGATCGTATGGCAGATAACGCGCCGGCCTCGCCACGCGGCATTATTCTCCCCGAGCATATTTAA
- a CDS encoding error-prone DNA polymerase, giving the protein MAYAELFCQSNYSFLTGASHPEELVIQADFLRYQALAITDECSVAGVVRAHTAVREHQLALRFIVGSVFTLSKTCRFVLLCPNRAAYAELCRVISNARRRSEKGHYQLSEWDILSLKECFILWLPQHTEHDETWATWLSHTHRARLWIGIQRHLTANESCYVSHCQSLAARHQLPITACGGVLMHNATRLPLHHVLTAIKLGQPVTDIQAHLLTNTERALRSQSKLATLFDPEWCEESVRIAKRCQFQLDSLRYEYPSELVPKGLTAMTHLRALVEQGQQWRFPDGVPPDIAHTIDKELSLIEEMDYAFYFLTIHDMVQFAKQRGILYQGRGSAANSVVCYCLAITSVDPRQISVLFERFISKERNEPPDIDVDFEHERREEVIQYLYKKYGRQRAALAATVISYRFKSAVRDVGKALGIDRAQLDFFIQNVNRRDREKDWQAQILELGLAPNSAQGQQFIQLIQEVLGFPRHLSQHVGGFVISAGPLYELVPIENAAMADRTIIQWDKNDIESLGLLKVDVLALGMLTAIRKCFDIIQHQTGARLTLADITARQDDPNVYAMIQRADTIGVFQIESRAQMSMLPRLKPRCYYDLVVQIAIVRPGPIQGDMVHPYLKRRDGIEAISYPSEEVRTVLERTMGVPIFQEQVIKLAMVAAGFSGGEADQLRRAMASWKKTGQLAQFKHKLIQGMQSRGYRTEFAETLFQQICGFGEYGFPESHSASFAVLAYCSAWLKYYYPEAFYTALLNSLPMGFYSASQLIQDAQRHHIHIDPVCINHSHYDHTVVAYRTTSTTCYSIRLGLRQVKGLSQQGAKQLVASRPTNGYHTMSELKRISLSRKDMEALASANAMSMLAEHRYATRWTMMDTLSDLPLFQHVIEESAPLQRAPSAAEDLIEDYAATGLSLSHHPITLLEQSGMLPRFVRHQDLRHQPNGGMVTVVGVVTGRQAPGTATSITFVTLEDDTGNTNVVVWQATARAQKQTFLNAKLMLVKGILEKEGDVTHVIAGKLIDLTEHLATLTAPSRDFH; this is encoded by the coding sequence ATGGCTTACGCTGAATTATTTTGTCAAAGCAATTACTCGTTTTTAACGGGGGCTTCTCATCCTGAAGAACTGGTGATTCAAGCGGATTTTTTACGCTACCAAGCCTTAGCGATTACCGATGAATGCTCTGTTGCGGGCGTCGTTCGTGCTCACACAGCGGTTCGTGAGCACCAGTTAGCGCTTCGTTTCATTGTTGGCAGCGTGTTTACTTTGTCCAAGACGTGTCGCTTTGTATTACTGTGTCCCAATCGTGCCGCTTATGCTGAGTTATGCCGGGTTATCTCTAATGCTCGGCGGCGCAGCGAAAAAGGCCATTACCAATTATCTGAGTGGGATATTTTATCACTCAAAGAGTGTTTTATTCTCTGGCTGCCCCAGCACACGGAGCATGATGAAACTTGGGCAACATGGCTAAGCCACACACATCGCGCGCGTTTATGGATCGGCATACAACGCCACCTGACTGCAAATGAATCCTGTTATGTAAGTCATTGCCAATCACTCGCGGCACGTCATCAGCTACCGATTACGGCTTGTGGCGGCGTACTCATGCACAACGCCACTCGCTTACCGCTGCATCATGTATTAACCGCCATCAAGCTCGGCCAACCCGTTACCGACATACAGGCGCATTTACTCACCAACACAGAGCGTGCCCTGCGCAGCCAAAGTAAACTTGCCACGCTTTTTGACCCCGAATGGTGTGAGGAAAGTGTGCGTATTGCCAAGCGCTGTCAATTTCAGCTCGACAGCTTACGCTACGAATACCCCAGTGAACTCGTCCCCAAAGGCCTAACCGCCATGACCCATTTGCGCGCGCTGGTCGAGCAAGGTCAGCAATGGCGCTTTCCCGATGGCGTGCCACCGGACATTGCCCATACTATTGACAAAGAACTGAGCTTAATCGAGGAAATGGACTATGCCTTTTATTTTTTAACCATTCACGACATGGTGCAATTTGCCAAGCAGCGCGGCATTTTATATCAAGGCAGAGGCTCTGCAGCAAACTCGGTGGTGTGCTATTGCCTTGCCATCACCTCAGTGGATCCTCGCCAGATTTCGGTTTTATTTGAACGTTTCATTAGTAAAGAGCGCAATGAGCCACCGGATATCGATGTCGATTTTGAACATGAGCGACGCGAAGAAGTCATTCAATACCTCTATAAAAAATACGGTCGCCAACGCGCAGCCCTTGCGGCGACGGTGATCAGTTATCGCTTTAAAAGTGCGGTCCGTGATGTCGGTAAAGCGCTGGGTATTGACCGTGCACAATTGGATTTTTTTATTCAAAACGTCAATCGCCGTGATCGAGAGAAAGACTGGCAAGCACAGATTCTGGAATTAGGATTGGCGCCCAACTCCGCTCAAGGGCAACAGTTTATTCAACTGATACAGGAAGTCTTAGGATTTCCTCGGCACTTATCTCAGCACGTTGGGGGCTTTGTTATCTCTGCTGGCCCTTTGTATGAACTGGTGCCTATAGAAAATGCCGCAATGGCAGATCGCACGATTATTCAATGGGATAAAAATGATATAGAAAGCTTAGGGCTGCTGAAAGTCGATGTATTGGCCTTAGGCATGCTTACCGCCATTCGCAAATGTTTTGATATTATTCAACACCAGACTGGCGCAAGATTAACCCTTGCTGACATCACCGCTCGGCAAGACGACCCCAATGTCTACGCGATGATTCAGCGCGCCGATACCATCGGGGTTTTTCAAATCGAATCACGCGCCCAAATGAGTATGCTGCCGCGCTTAAAACCACGCTGCTATTATGACTTGGTGGTACAAATCGCCATTGTCAGACCCGGCCCGATTCAAGGCGACATGGTACATCCTTACCTCAAACGCCGTGACGGCATTGAAGCCATTAGCTACCCCTCAGAGGAAGTCCGTACCGTATTAGAGCGCACCATGGGCGTCCCTATTTTTCAAGAACAGGTAATTAAACTCGCCATGGTTGCGGCGGGGTTTAGCGGCGGTGAAGCCGATCAATTACGCCGGGCGATGGCGTCTTGGAAAAAAACCGGACAATTAGCCCAATTTAAACACAAGCTCATTCAAGGCATGCAATCGCGTGGTTACCGTACTGAGTTTGCCGAAACTCTCTTTCAACAAATTTGTGGTTTTGGCGAGTACGGTTTCCCAGAAAGTCATTCGGCTTCTTTTGCAGTACTCGCCTATTGCTCTGCATGGCTCAAATACTACTACCCTGAAGCTTTCTACACCGCCCTCTTAAACAGTCTACCCATGGGGTTTTATAGCGCCTCACAGCTGATTCAAGATGCACAGCGTCATCATATCCATATAGATCCGGTCTGCATCAATCATTCGCACTACGACCATACGGTGGTTGCCTACCGCACCACCTCAACCACGTGCTATTCCATTCGCTTAGGCTTACGACAAGTTAAAGGGTTGAGCCAGCAAGGAGCCAAACAATTAGTTGCCAGCCGTCCCACCAACGGTTATCACACCATGAGCGAACTCAAACGCATATCACTTTCCCGCAAAGATATGGAAGCCTTGGCGTCCGCCAATGCCATGTCGATGCTGGCCGAGCATCGCTATGCCACTCGTTGGACAATGATGGACACCCTCAGTGATTTACCATTATTTCAACACGTCATCGAGGAGAGTGCGCCATTACAGCGAGCCCCTAGCGCGGCAGAGGATCTCATTGAAGATTATGCCGCGACGGGGCTTTCGCTTTCGCATCATCCCATTACTCTATTAGAGCAATCGGGGATGTTACCACGCTTTGTACGCCATCAAGATTTACGCCACCAGCCGAATGGGGGCATGGTGACAGTGGTTGGCGTAGTGACAGGCAGACAAGCCCCTGGCACAGCGACCAGCATTACGTTTGTGACGTTAGAAGATGACACGGGCAACACCAATGTCGTGGTCTGGCAAGCGACAGCACGCGCGCAAAAGCAAACTTTTCTCAATGCTAAGCTTATGCTAGTGAAAGGGATTTTAGAAAAAGAAGGCGATGTCACTCATGTCATCGCAGGTAAGCTGATTGATTTAACCGAGCATTTAGCCACATTAACGGCTCCCTCACGAGATTTTCATTAA
- a CDS encoding DMT family protein — translation MNPIIVSISLLLCSNIFMTFAWYAHLKELGNKPWVIAALISWGIALLEYLFQVPANRIGYSVLSVGQLKIIQEVITLTVFVPFSVMYLKEPLKLDYLWAGLCLVGAVYFMFRSRFA, via the coding sequence ATGAATCCAATCATCGTATCAATCTCATTGCTGCTCTGCAGTAATATTTTCATGACATTTGCTTGGTATGCGCATCTTAAAGAACTCGGGAATAAACCTTGGGTTATCGCTGCTTTGATCAGTTGGGGGATTGCGTTACTTGAATATCTCTTTCAAGTCCCTGCAAACCGGATCGGTTACAGTGTGCTGTCGGTTGGTCAGCTCAAGATCATACAAGAAGTCATTACGCTGACTGTGTTCGTTCCGTTTTCAGTGATGTACTTAAAAGAGCCGCTGAAGCTCGATTATCTTTGGGCCGGACTCTGCCTTGTAGGAGCGGTGTATTTTATGTTCCGTAGTAGATTTGCCTAA
- a CDS encoding LysR family transcriptional regulator, with the protein MFNNIKRIHTFITVVNSGSFTKAADQLFMSKAMVSIHIKSLEDSLNVPLLIRNSRGFIMTEAGELLYNDFQSIFSDIHASLGNVFAKHHSLSGHLRVSSTVEFGEACLIPLIGEFCHIHPELNISFHADSSLNKLVNENIDLAVRLGTLEDSTLKSRKLGCFSIMLVCSAKWLAQNPLSSLEEIQTAPWIANSNLKNANHWTLHHSDGQTFPFKFSPKFRANSSTAIRSMVQAGLGMAILPEWLIKEQLQSGEFVEVFQDWRLPKQDINVVFTGDHRVRRHCRALIDYLVEHTHF; encoded by the coding sequence ATGTTTAATAACATTAAACGTATTCATACGTTTATCACGGTAGTGAATAGTGGCTCCTTTACTAAAGCTGCGGACCAGTTATTTATGAGTAAAGCCATGGTCAGTATTCATATCAAATCGTTAGAAGACTCACTCAATGTGCCATTGCTGATTCGTAACTCACGCGGATTTATTATGACCGAGGCAGGAGAGCTACTTTATAATGATTTTCAAAGCATCTTTTCTGATATTCACGCTTCCTTAGGTAATGTGTTTGCCAAACATCACTCTTTAAGCGGCCATTTAAGAGTGTCATCCACCGTCGAGTTTGGCGAAGCCTGCCTGATTCCACTGATTGGGGAGTTTTGCCATATTCATCCGGAGCTCAATATCAGCTTTCATGCGGACTCATCGCTCAATAAATTGGTGAATGAGAACATTGATCTGGCTGTAAGGTTAGGCACGCTGGAAGACTCTACGCTAAAAAGCCGTAAGCTTGGCTGCTTCTCTATTATGCTGGTGTGCTCTGCCAAGTGGTTAGCACAAAACCCGTTATCCTCATTAGAGGAGATACAAACCGCGCCTTGGATTGCGAACAGTAACCTTAAAAACGCCAACCACTGGACGTTACATCATAGTGATGGGCAGACCTTTCCATTCAAGTTTTCGCCTAAGTTTCGTGCTAACTCCTCCACGGCCATCCGCTCCATGGTTCAAGCGGGGTTAGGAATGGCCATTCTGCCTGAGTGGCTTATCAAAGAGCAGTTACAAAGCGGAGAGTTTGTTGAGGTATTCCAAGATTGGCGTTTACCCAAGCAAGACATCAACGTCGTGTTTACCGGTGATCACCGTGTTCGACGCCATTGCCGAGCCTTAATCGATTATCTGGTCGAGCACACCCATTTTTAG